CGGATGCCGGAACCGATCGCCGGCGTGCTCTTGAGCATGCGCATAGGGTAGCCGGTCGGCGAGACGCCGTTGACAATGATGTCTTCTTCGCTGGCGCGGAAGTATTCCTGCTTGACGTCGTCGGGCATGCCGCATTCGGTCGTGACGGTGAAGCGGGTGGCAACCTGCACGCCAGCCGCACCTTTTTCGAGGAAGCCGACCGCATCCGAGCCGGTGAACACGCCGCCCGCGGCGATCACCGGGATATCGAGCTGTTCGGCGCGCATGTAGGCATGGATTTCATCCATGATGGTGTGCAGGTCGTACTGCTTCCAGTCGTCGATGCCGAAGCCGAGGTGGCCGCCGGCCAGCGGACCTTCGACGATGATGAAGTCGGGCAAGCGGTCCAGGCGCGAGACCTTGCGCAGGAACAGTTGCAGCGCGCGCACCGAGGACACGATGATGCCCAGCTTGGCGTCGCGAAAGCGCGGGTGATCCTTGATCAGGTCGAAGGAGCCGAGGTGCAGGCCGGCCGACATGGTGATGCCGTCGATGCCCGCGTCGAGCGCCGATGCCAGGCGCGTGCGCAGGGTTTCCTTCGGCGCGTTCATGGTCAGCTTTTCCATGCAGTTCACGAAAATCAGGCCGCTGCCTTTTTTCGCTTCCATGGTTGCGCCCACGTGCAGGCGGGTCGCTTCGGCCAGGCGCTCGAGGTCGAACTGGACCACCGCCTTGTTCATGTTGTTGATGTTGAACTTGTAGAGCTTGGTCTTTTCCTTGACGAAGCTGGTGTCGAACTTGCGGTCGGACACGTCTTGCACCATTGCATCGGAAATATGGCCAATGCCGCCCAGGCGCGCCGCCTCGAGCGCCAGCTCGGACGTCGAGATATCCACGCCCATGCCGCCGATCATGATGGGAACATATTCCTTGTTGCCCATTCGCAGGCGGAAATCATCAACACGTTTCATTGCAATCCTTAGAACGACCGTAGTTTCCTACGCGTACATATGCATCGACGACCGTGCACCGGCACGGGCGTCATTCTACCCCAAGGCGGGAAAGGGCTTGCGCAGCGTTCGCCGCGCGGCCGGGCTGGCCAGGGCCGATCAGTCGCGGAAGTTGTTGAACGCCAGCGGCAGGTCTTCGACATCCTTGCGCAGCATGGCCATGGCGGCCTGCAGGTCGTCGCGCTTGGCGCCGGTAATGCGCACCGATTCGCCCTGGATACTGGCCTGTACCTTCATCTTGCTTTCCTTGACCAGCTTGGTGATCTTCTTGGCGTCCTCGGTCTCGATGCCGTTGCGCACCTTGATCACCTGCTTGACCTTGTCGCCGCCGATCTTCTCGACCTTGCCTTCGTCAAGGAAGCGCACGTCAACCTTGCGCTTGGCCATCTTGTTGACGAGCACGTCCTTGACCTGGCTGAGCTGGAAGTCGGAGTCGGCGAACAGGGTCAATTCCTTCTCTTTCTGCTCGACATTGGCCGAGCTGCCCTTGAAGTCGAAGCGGGTGGTGATTTCCTTGTTCGATTGTTCTACGGCATTCTTTACTTCGACCATGTCTGCTTCGCAGACGACATCAAACGATGGCATGGGGTTTCCTTTTTTTCGATATTGCTAATAGATGAACCCCTCTATTTTAACGGACAACGGCTACCGCACGCGATCACAATTTGCCGCGCAGGCAACAGGCGCGCCCGGCCCAGGCCGCCCCACTTGCCCCTATAATGGACGAAAACACCATCACGCCCCATGCCTGCCTACGCCCCCATCGTCCACGACCATTCACTCGTTTCGCTCAACACCTTTCGCATCCCGGCGCGCGCCCGGCATTACCTGCGGGTAAACAGCGCTGCCGAGCTCGACGCGGTGCGCTGCGATCCCGCGCTGGCCGGCCTGCCGCGCCTGGTACTCGGCGGCGGCAGCAACGTGCTGTTTACGCGCGACTTCGACGGCATCGTGCTGCACATGACGGGCCAGGGCCGGCAAGTGCTGGGGGAGCAGGCCGGCTACCGCCTGGTGCGCGCCCAGGCCGGCGAGAACTGGCACGCCTTTGTGCAGTGGACGCTGGCCCAGGGCTTCGGTGGACTGGAAAACCTGTCCCTGATCCCGGGCACGGTCGGCGCCGCGCCGATCCAGAACGTGGGCGCCTACGGCACCGAAACCCGGGATCGCTTTCATTCGCTGACGGTCTACGACATGGCCAGCGGCACAACCCGCACCCTCGACGCCGCGGCCTGCCGTTTCGGCTATCGCGACAGCATCTTCAAGCACCCCGAGGGCAATGCCCTGGTGGTGCTGGACGTGACCTTTGCGCTGCCGCTGGCCTGGACGCCGAACCTGCGCTATGCGGAACTGGCGCAGGCGGTGGACGCCGCCGGCCTGGCCGCGCCCACGCCACAGGAGATCGGACGCATCGTGGAAGCCATCCGGCGCCGCAAGCTGCCCGACCCGCTCGAGATCGGCAACGCCGGCAGCTTCTTCAAGAACCCGGTCGTCTCCAGCGCGCAGTGCACCGAGCTGCTGGCGCAGTTCCCCCAGCTCGTGCACCACGCCCAGCCAGACGGCAGCCAGAAGCTGGCCGCCGGCTGGCTGATCGACCAGTGCGGCTGGAAGGGCAAGGCCCTGGGCGCGGCCGGCGTCTATCCGAAGCAGGCGCTGGTGCTGGTCAACCTGGGCGGCGCAACGGGCCAGGACGTGGTGCGGCTGGCAGGCGCGATCCAGGCCGACGTGGCAGCGCGCTACGGCGTGCAACTGGAACCGGAACCGGTGTTCATTTGAGAGAGGTAGCCATGATCAAGGCAGTCGTCACGGGCCACACACGGGGGCTGGGCGCCGCGGTGGCGGCGCAATTGTTGGCGCGCGGTATTGCCGTGCTGGGACTGGCGCGCGGCCATGCCGAGGGCGGCGAAGGCATGGAGCAAGCCAGCGTCGACCTCGGGGACGGCGCGGCGCTGGCCGCCTGGCTGCAGGGAGATACGCTGCGCCGTTTCCTGGCCGGCTGCGATACCGCGTTGCTGGTCAATAATGCCGGCGTGGTCAGTCCGGTCGGACCGCTGGCGCAGCAGGACCCGCTGGCAGCGCTGCGCGCCGCGACGATCAACGTGGCGGCGCCGCTGGCGCTGGCGGCGGCTTTCGTGCAGGCCGCGCCCCAGGCCCAGCGGCGCATCGTGCATGTCTCGAGCGGCGCCGCGCGCAATGCCTACCCGGGCTGGAGCGTCTACTGCGCCACCAAGGCCGCGCTCGACCAGCATGCGCGCGCCGTGGCACTCGATGCCGATCCCCGGGTGCTGGCCTGCAGCCTGGCGCCGGGCGTGATCGATACCGACATGCAGGCCGAGATCCGCGCCACGCCAGACGCGCGCTTTCCGCTCAGGCAGCGCTTCGTCGACTTGAAAGAGGGTGGGGACCTGGTCGCCCCGAGCCAGTGCGCGGCGGCACTGGTCGACTACCTGCTCGGGGCAGGATTCGGGCAGCAAGCGGTGGACGACCTGCGCAACTGATGCGGCGCGCGGCGCGCGGTGCCAGGCCGGTACTAGGGCAGCGCCAGCAGCGCCTCGAACTGGTCGGCCGGCAGCGGCCGTGAAAACAGGAAGCCCTGCGCAAAGTCGCAGCCCGAGGCGCTCAGGCAGCTGCGCTGCTCGGCCGTTTCGACACCCTCGGCAATGACCTTCAGGCCGAGCTTGTGGGCCATGACGATGATGGTGTCGGTGATCGTGCGGCTGAAGTTGTCGTGGACCAGCTCGGCGACAAAGGACTGGTCGATCTTGAGGTAGTCGATGTCGAGACGCTTGAGGTAGCTCATCGACGAATAGCCGGTGCCGAAATCGTCGATCGACACCTGCATGCCGCTGGCCTGCAGCGCGCCCAGCTTCGACAGCACCGTGTCCGACAGGTTCAGCAGCAGGCCTTCGGTGATCTCGACGTTGATACAGCGCGGCAGCAGATGGATATCGTCCAGGTGGGCTACCCAGTCGGTGGCCCCGGCTTGCGGCTGGAACTGCACCGGCGACTTGTTGATGCTGACCTGGAATTCGTGGCCGAGCTGGCCGGACCAGCGCTTGGAGTGATGCGCCGCGGTGCGAAACACCCAGTCGCCAATCTCGTGGATCAGGCCGGATTCTTCGGCGACCCCGATGAAGCTGTCCGGCACCAGCAGGACGCCCGAGGGATGGCGCCAGCGCACCAGGGCTTCGGCCTTGACGATCCGGCCGGAAGCCAGGTCGACGATGGGCTGGAAGTAAAGTTCGAGCTGGTCGTCCGGGACGGCGCGGCGTAGCTCGGCCAGCAGCTTGAGGCGGCGGATCGCGGCGGCCTGCATGGTGGCTTCGAAGAAGGTGAGCTGGTTGCGTCCCCCGGATTTGGAGCGGTACATGGCATGGTCGGCGTTGCGCATCAGCTCTTCGGGATTGGCGGCGTCGGCCGGGAAGCGCGCAATGCCGAGGCTGCCGGTGATGTGCAGCAGTTCGCTGCGCACCTGGAACGGCAGGGCGAGCGCATCGAGGATTGCCTGCGCGGCCGCCTCGACGTGCGCCAGCTCGCGGGTGTCGGTCAGGATCACGGTGAATTCGTCGCCGCCCAGCCGCGCCACCGTGTCGCCCTTATGCACGCAGGCCTGGATGCGCTGCGCCGCCTCGACCAGCAGCAGGTCGCCGGCGTCGTGGCCGAGCAGGTCGTTGACTTCCTTGAAGCGGTCGAGATCGATGAACAGCAGGGCCACTTCGCCCGCGTAGCCTTCGGCGCGCTCGATCGCCTGCTCCAGGCGGTCGCGGAACAGGGCGCGATTGGGCAGCCCGGTGAGGGTATCGTAGTTGGCGCGCTGCTCGAGCTTGCGGGTGAACAGGCGGATCGTGTTTTCGCTATGCTTGCGGGCCGAGATATCGTCGGTAAAGCCATACCAGATGGTGGCGCCGGCGCCGGCCCTGGCCGGCGTGGCGATGACTTCGCACCAGTGTTGCTCTCCGTTCGCCAGCCTGACCTGGAATTCCACCTGCAGCGGGTGCAGCTGGGCGGCCGAGCGCTCGAGTGCGCGCCGCAAACGGACCTGGTGGGCCGGTGCGATGCGGGCGCTCAGGCAGCCGAGATCGTCCTGGATCCGGGCTGGCGCCAGTCCGAACAGCTTGTAGGCCATGTCGCTGATGAACAGGCAGGCCAGCGTGCCGTTGGCATGCCGGACCAGTTCGAACAGCGCGCCCGGCACCTGCTGCGCCAGCTGCGCCAGCCTTTGGTTGCTGTCGGCCAGCGCTTGCCGCATGAGTTCGGTCTCGGTGATGTCGGTGAGGGTGCCGATCATGCGCAGCGCCTGGCCGGTCGCACTACGCTCGACCACGCTGCCGCGCGAACGCACGCGGATCCATTCGCCACTCATGCGTTGGACCCGGTATTCGCAGCTGTATATTGGTGTTTCGCCCCTGAGATAGCGCGTCACGCTGGCACGCACGCGCGCGGCGTCGTCGGGATGGATGCGTTCGAGCCACTGCTGCGTGGTCGCCAGGGCCTGCTCGTCGGCCGCGCCCATGATCTCTCTCCACTTGGTCGAGAAGCTGGTGGAATTCTCATCCAGGCGCCAGTCCCATACGCCCTCGCCGATACCGTCCAGTGCCAGCAACAGGCGTTCTTCTTCGCGCCGTACCGATTCGGCCAGCCGGTCGCGCGCTGCAATCGCCTGCTGCAGCGCGTCATTGGCCTGCTTGAGCTTATCCTCGCGCTCGATCATGTCGGAAATGTCGTGCACCGTGCCAACCAGGTCGGTGCAGCGGCGCTGTGCGTCGAACACCGGCGTGACCGACACCCGTCCCACCTTGCGCCCGGCCGGGAAGTCGCTCTGTTCTTGCCAGTGCTGGGTTTGGCCGGAACGAATCGCTTCGCGGTAGTGGCCGAGCACCATCGCCAGCGACGGTTCGGGGATGACTTCGCCTACCTGCTTGCCGATGACCTGCTCGGGCCGCAACTGGGTGGCCGCGTAGAACGCCCGATTGACGCTCACGAAGCGAAAGCGTTCGTTCTCCTCGACGGCGAGCTGGTAGATGACATCCTGGATGTTGCGGTAAATAATGTCGAGCGCGTTCTCGCGCCCCGCGCCGGCCGGGAGCGCCTGCGAGGGCGGGGGGATGTCGATCAGGCGCGGTGAAGCGCTGTCGGGTTCGTCGTCGGAAAGCATGCTGGGCCGGGGTGGTCTGTGCTTGTACCGATTGTAGACTGAAGACAAAAGACCGGTCGCGCGAGGGGAGCTCGGGCGGTCAAGCTAGAGGAAACATGCCAGGCTTGATGTAAAAAGCCGCCCTCGGGCGGCTTTCCAAAGCAGCAGGATTTACTGCCCGCGTTTTTCCCTGGCTTTCGCAGCGATGCGCATGCGCAGCGCATTGAGCTTGATGAATCCGCCGGCATCTGCCTGGTTGTAGGCACCGCCGTCTTCATCAAAAGTAGCGATGTTCATGTCGAACAGCGAATCGGTTTTCGAATCGCGCGAGACCACGATCACATTGCCCTTGTAGAGCTTGACGCGCACCCAGCCGTTAACGGTGGCCTGGGTGTGGTCGATCAGGGTTTGCAGGGCGATGCGTTCCGGCGCCCACCAGTAGCCGTTGTAGATCAGCGAGGCGTAGCGCGGCATCAGGTCGTCCTTGAGGTGCGCCACTTCGCGGTCCAGGGTGATCGATTCGATCGCGCGGTGGCCCTTGAGCATGATGGTGCCGCCCGGGGTCTCGTAGCAGCCGCGCGACTTCATGCCGACATAGCGGTTCTCCACCAGGTCGAGGCGGCCGATGCCGTGCTTGCCGCCCAGGCGGTTGAGTTCGGTCAGCACGGTAGCCGGGCTCATGCGCACGCCATTGAGCGCCACGATGTCGCCGCGCTCGTATTCGAGATCGAGGTATTCGGCCTGGTCCGGCGCCGCTTCGGGCGAGACCGACCAGCGCCACATCGATTCCTCGGCCTGCGCGCTCGGGTTTTCCAGGTGCCGGCCTTCGAACGAGATATGCAGCAGGTTGGCATCCATCGAATAGGGGGCGCCGCCGTTCTTGTGCTTCATGTCGACGGCGATGCCAGCGTCTTCGGCGTATTTCAGCAGTTTCTCGCGCGAGAGCAGGTCCCATTCGCGCCAGGGAGCGATGATCTTGACGTCTGGCTTGAGCGCATAGGCGCCGAGCTCGAAGCGGACCTGGTCGTTGCCCTTGCCGGTGGCGCCGTGCGAGATCGCATCGGCCCCGGTCTGGTTGGCGATCTCGATCAGGCGCTTGGCGATCAAGGGACGCGCGATCGAAGTGCCCAGCAGGTATTCGCCTTCGTAGACGGTGTTGGCACGGAACATCGGGAACACGAAGTCGCGCACGAAT
Above is a genomic segment from Massilia sp. H6 containing:
- a CDS encoding YajQ family cyclic di-GMP-binding protein; its protein translation is MPSFDVVCEADMVEVKNAVEQSNKEITTRFDFKGSSANVEQKEKELTLFADSDFQLSQVKDVLVNKMAKRKVDVRFLDEGKVEKIGGDKVKQVIKVRNGIETEDAKKITKLVKESKMKVQASIQGESVRITGAKRDDLQAAMAMLRKDVEDLPLAFNNFRD
- a CDS encoding nitronate monooxygenase → MKRVDDFRLRMGNKEYVPIMIGGMGVDISTSELALEAARLGGIGHISDAMVQDVSDRKFDTSFVKEKTKLYKFNINNMNKAVVQFDLERLAEATRLHVGATMEAKKGSGLIFVNCMEKLTMNAPKETLRTRLASALDAGIDGITMSAGLHLGSFDLIKDHPRFRDAKLGIIVSSVRALQLFLRKVSRLDRLPDFIIVEGPLAGGHLGFGIDDWKQYDLHTIMDEIHAYMRAEQLDIPVIAAGGVFTGSDAVGFLEKGAAGVQVATRFTVTTECGMPDDVKQEYFRASEEDIIVNGVSPTGYPMRMLKSTPAIGSGIRPGCESYGYLLDATGNCAYINSYNREVQASPDGKNISVLDKTCLCTHMRNFNCWTCGHTTYRLKDTSHRLADGSYQILSAQHVFEDYQFSVDHQVALPPKQEIALA
- the murB gene encoding UDP-N-acetylmuramate dehydrogenase; this encodes MPAYAPIVHDHSLVSLNTFRIPARARHYLRVNSAAELDAVRCDPALAGLPRLVLGGGSNVLFTRDFDGIVLHMTGQGRQVLGEQAGYRLVRAQAGENWHAFVQWTLAQGFGGLENLSLIPGTVGAAPIQNVGAYGTETRDRFHSLTVYDMASGTTRTLDAAACRFGYRDSIFKHPEGNALVVLDVTFALPLAWTPNLRYAELAQAVDAAGLAAPTPQEIGRIVEAIRRRKLPDPLEIGNAGSFFKNPVVSSAQCTELLAQFPQLVHHAQPDGSQKLAAGWLIDQCGWKGKALGAAGVYPKQALVLVNLGGATGQDVVRLAGAIQADVAARYGVQLEPEPVFI
- a CDS encoding EAL domain-containing protein; amino-acid sequence: MLSDDEPDSASPRLIDIPPPSQALPAGAGRENALDIIYRNIQDVIYQLAVEENERFRFVSVNRAFYAATQLRPEQVIGKQVGEVIPEPSLAMVLGHYREAIRSGQTQHWQEQSDFPAGRKVGRVSVTPVFDAQRRCTDLVGTVHDISDMIEREDKLKQANDALQQAIAARDRLAESVRREEERLLLALDGIGEGVWDWRLDENSTSFSTKWREIMGAADEQALATTQQWLERIHPDDAARVRASVTRYLRGETPIYSCEYRVQRMSGEWIRVRSRGSVVERSATGQALRMIGTLTDITETELMRQALADSNQRLAQLAQQVPGALFELVRHANGTLACLFISDMAYKLFGLAPARIQDDLGCLSARIAPAHQVRLRRALERSAAQLHPLQVEFQVRLANGEQHWCEVIATPARAGAGATIWYGFTDDISARKHSENTIRLFTRKLEQRANYDTLTGLPNRALFRDRLEQAIERAEGYAGEVALLFIDLDRFKEVNDLLGHDAGDLLLVEAAQRIQACVHKGDTVARLGGDEFTVILTDTRELAHVEAAAQAILDALALPFQVRSELLHITGSLGIARFPADAANPEELMRNADHAMYRSKSGGRNQLTFFEATMQAAAIRRLKLLAELRRAVPDDQLELYFQPIVDLASGRIVKAEALVRWRHPSGVLLVPDSFIGVAEESGLIHEIGDWVFRTAAHHSKRWSGQLGHEFQVSINKSPVQFQPQAGATDWVAHLDDIHLLPRCINVEITEGLLLNLSDTVLSKLGALQASGMQVSIDDFGTGYSSMSYLKRLDIDYLKIDQSFVAELVHDNFSRTITDTIIVMAHKLGLKVIAEGVETAEQRSCLSASGCDFAQGFLFSRPLPADQFEALLALP
- a CDS encoding SDR family oxidoreductase — encoded protein: MIKAVVTGHTRGLGAAVAAQLLARGIAVLGLARGHAEGGEGMEQASVDLGDGAALAAWLQGDTLRRFLAGCDTALLVNNAGVVSPVGPLAQQDPLAALRAATINVAAPLALAAAFVQAAPQAQRRIVHVSSGAARNAYPGWSVYCATKAALDQHARAVALDADPRVLACSLAPGVIDTDMQAEIRATPDARFPLRQRFVDLKEGGDLVAPSQCAAALVDYLLGAGFGQQAVDDLRN
- a CDS encoding argininosuccinate synthase; protein product: MSDIKKVVLAYSGGLDTSVILKWLQDHYNCEIVTFTADLGQGEELEPARAKAIKFGIKPENIYIDDVREEFVRDFVFPMFRANTVYEGEYLLGTSIARPLIAKRLIEIANQTGADAISHGATGKGNDQVRFELGAYALKPDVKIIAPWREWDLLSREKLLKYAEDAGIAVDMKHKNGGAPYSMDANLLHISFEGRHLENPSAQAEESMWRWSVSPEAAPDQAEYLDLEYERGDIVALNGVRMSPATVLTELNRLGGKHGIGRLDLVENRYVGMKSRGCYETPGGTIMLKGHRAIESITLDREVAHLKDDLMPRYASLIYNGYWWAPERIALQTLIDHTQATVNGWVRVKLYKGNVIVVSRDSKTDSLFDMNIATFDEDGGAYNQADAGGFIKLNALRMRIAAKAREKRGQ